A section of the Apostichopus japonicus isolate 1M-3 chromosome 1, ASM3797524v1, whole genome shotgun sequence genome encodes:
- the LOC139963689 gene encoding uncharacterized protein isoform X2 gives MRLVSDRELDFEKDSSKVWRSLSIPLVMATTPDIVVGAQTPIRTPPTATMESITGLDDSIEFMDAGDITPPITTEVDCAIASPADSPLSSNSGTLKARKYKPKDNSPKAEKTCPSSPKVPHSMRKESSLPQVRADTVKVMEMFLKRRSKSLNDAVLTKEYFEREKRRKKSRPTRNTVTVVQRQEIREETSETNDKTEVKLRDRSERTVLPRGHESYVWAMENTLEVELSGADNIADDELSSPEVGKSRSAPSTLRLHVQRVSEAEIETLENGSLTLTRDHQRKERKDVKRKKSILEKAKRIMRSPSTQRKTIVVADEDSYSPSCAKEEVHSEMKKTGFTSRLKRTFSRKDNKKSRDEPSPRGSPSTTAERNKSLERNKSSEKRSSLDRKKTSDESKSSEKNKSLNRSESKDKHSRRWPFKRRSKKNVPTPTDESAAGASDSASMRDWASSSDISSNYTLSLNETERRKMVIDIRRGIHLRSSGNFSDSQILYGPIPRSERPRSVPHGLRESNGSLASSEGSDRRTSRPTSLIFRERRAERSRRGLNDVMNLDSTTPGHIRRNVHTRELEYSMSLSMASDLEAQGLEEGSRVQGEENTGDEDPSRRVSRTSLGSSWTSSTWEESGASGSDVPFEQRSVDEQEEFFKRIADRLAQIGDQVVQEYHFESDTGGRGEEAGPSQAKASLLAEESRSLRGNGASSGGASGSTSDLNDAIGSRIRRTVDGVSRGRNQPIPTDMIRRVIYDSAYVTFQEAVQSLINRNPGMEEISQLALVFHFTKQACKLAQAFGRKANSIKENSINYIGHKFAAWIDSQGGWGVVVESDSEDSVQESEID, from the exons ATGCGGCTTGTTTCCGACAGAGAACTGGATTTTGAGAAAG ATTCAAGTAAAGTTTGGAGGTCCCTTAGTATACCATTAGTTATGGCTACCACTCCAGACATAGTCGTAGGGGCACAGACCCCGATTAGGACCCCACCGACAGCCACGATGGAGTCCATCACGGGGCTAGACGACAGCATCGAGTTCATGGACGCTGGGGACATCACCCCTCCGATAACTACGGAGGTAGACTGTGCAATAGCTTCCCCAGCGGATTCACCTCTGTCTTCAAATTCGGGAACATTAAAGGCTCGGAAGTACAAACCCAAAGATAATTCCCCCAAGGCGGAGAAGACATGCCCCTCCTCTCCCAAGGTACCCCACAGTATGAGGAAGGAGAGTAGTCTACCGCAGGTGAGAGCGGACACCGTTAAAGTCATGGAAATGTTCCTGAAGAGAAGGAGTAAAAGTTTAAACGATGCAGTTCTAACCAAAGAGTACTTTGAGAGGGAGAAGAGGCGGAAAAAATCCAGGCCCACCAGGAACACGGTCACCGTGGTGCAGAGGCAGGAAATACGAGAGGAGACCAGCGAAACGAACGACAAGACGGAGGTGAAACTGAGGGACAGGTCGGAGCGAACGGTCTTACCTCGGGGCCACGAGAGTTATGTATGGGCGATGGAAAACACATTAGAGGTAGAGCTCTCGGGGGCTGATAACATCGCAGACGACGAGCTCTCTTCCCCAGAGGTGGGGAAGAGCAGGTCCGCTCCTTCGACATTGCGACTCCACGTTCAGAGAGTCAGCGAGGCAGAGATTGAAACTCTAGAGAACGGGTCTTTGACCCTGACCAGAGATCACcagaggaaggagaggaaggatgTCAAGCGAAAGAAGAGCATTCTGGAAAAAGCCAAACGGATAATGCGGTCTCCCAGCACGCAGAGGAAGACGATTGTCGTTGCAGACGAGGACAGCTATTCCCCATCGTGTGCAAAGGAAGAGGTCCACTCCGAGATGAAAAAGACAGGGTTCACTTCCAGATTAAAACGGACATTCAGTCGTAAGGACAACAAGAAATCTAGAGACGAACCGTCTCCGAGGGGCTCGCCGAGCACCACCGCTGAGCGGAACAAATCCCTGGAGAGAAACAAGAGCTCAGAGAAGAGAAGTTCGTTGGACAGGAAGAAGACGTCGGACGAAAGCAAATCGTCGGAGAAGAACAAGTCCCTGAATCGCAGCGAATCCAAAGACAAACACTCGAGGCGTTGGCCGTTCAAGAGGCGGTCGAAGAAAAACGTCCCCACCCCGACCGACGAGAGCGCCGCGGGGGCCTCCGACTCGGCCTCCATGCGGGATTGGGCCTCGTCCAGCGACATCAGCAGCAATTACACTCTTTCATTAAACGAAACCGAACGTAGGAAGATGGTGATAGACATACGGAGGGGCATCCACCTTCGCAGCTCAGGTAACTTCAGCGATTCTCAAATCTTGTACGGTCCGATCCCTCGAAGCGAAAGACCTCGATCTGTTCCTCACGGTCTGAGGGAATCCAACGGCTCGCTAGCCTCTTCAGAGGGCTCAGACAGAAGGACCAGTAGACCGACCTCCTTAATATTCAGAGAGCGCCGGGCTGAAAGATCAAGGAGGGGTCTAAATG ATGTAATGAACCTGGACAGCACCACCCCCGGCCATATACGAAGAAATGTCCATACCAGAGAGCTGGAATATTCAATGTCTCTGTCGATGGCCAGTGATCTGGAAGCGCAAGGTCTGGAAGAGGGCAGCAGAGTCCAAGGCGAGGAAAACACCGGGGACGAGGACCCATCTAGACGAGTCAGTCGAACAAGTCTGGGGAGCAGCTGGACCAGTAGTACTTGGGAGGAGAGTGGAG CGTCTGGTAGCGACGTTCCGTTTGAGCAGAGATCTGTCGACGAGCAGGAAGAGTTCTTCAAGAGGATAGCCGACAGACTGGCCCAGATCGGGGACCAGGTGGTACAGGAGTACCATTTTGAATCTGATACCGGTGGACGAGGGGAGGAGGCAGGACCGAGCCAGGCCAAGGCCAGTCTGTTGGCGGAAGAGTCCCGGTCCCTCCGTGGCAATGGTGCTTCGTCCGGAGGAGCCTCTGGGTCAA CTTCGGACTTGAATGATGCCATAGGGAGCCGCATCAGAAGGACGGTAGATGGAGTTTCCAGG GGTCGGAACCAGCCCATACCGACGGACATGATACGTAGGGTAATCTACGACAGTGCTTATGTGACATTCCAAGAAGCTGTGCAATCGCTCATCAACAGAAACCCTGGCATGGAGGAAATATCTCAGTTAGCGTTAGTGTTCCATTTTACCAAACAGGCCTGCAAGTTAGCCCAAGCCTTCGGCAGGAAGGCAAACTCCATCAAAGAAAACAGTATTAACTACATCGGGCATAAGTTTGCCGCTTGGATCGACAGCCAGGGCGGTTGG GGAGTAGTGGTCGAAAGTGATTCCGAAGACTCTGTCCAGGAATCGGAGATAGATTGA
- the LOC139963689 gene encoding uncharacterized protein isoform X3, whose protein sequence is MATTPDIVVGAQTPIRTPPTATMESITGLDDSIEFMDAGDITPPITTEVDCAIASPADSPLSSNSGTLKARKYKPKDNSPKAEKTCPSSPKVPHSMRKESSLPQVRADTVKVMEMFLKRRSKSLNDAVLTKEYFEREKRRKKSRPTRNTVTVVQRQEIREETSETNDKTEVKLRDRSERTVLPRGHESYVWAMENTLEVELSGADNIADDELSSPEVGKSRSAPSTLRLHVQRVSEAEIETLENGSLTLTRDHQRKERKDVKRKKSILEKAKRIMRSPSTQRKTIVVADEDSYSPSCAKEEVHSEMKKTGFTSRLKRTFSRKDNKKSRDEPSPRGSPSTTAERNKSLERNKSSEKRSSLDRKKTSDESKSSEKNKSLNRSESKDKHSRRWPFKRRSKKNVPTPTDESAAGASDSASMRDWASSSDISSNYTLSLNETERRKMVIDIRRGIHLRSSGNFSDSQILYGPIPRSERPRSVPHGLRESNGSLASSEGSDRRTSRPTSLIFRERRAERSRRGLNDVMNLDSTTPGHIRRNVHTRELEYSMSLSMASDLEAQGLEEGSRVQGEENTGDEDPSRRVSRTSLGSSWTSSTWEESGASGSDVPFEQRSVDEQEEFFKRIADRLAQIGDQVVQEYHFESDTGGRGEEAGPSQAKASLLAEESRSLRGNGASSGGASGSTSDLNDAIGSRIRRTVDGVSRGRNQPIPTDMIRRVIYDSAYVTFQEAVQSLINRNPGMEEISQLALVFHFTKQACKLAQAFGRKANSIKENSINYIGHKFAAWIDSQGGWGVVVESDSEDSVQESEID, encoded by the exons ATGGCTACCACTCCAGACATAGTCGTAGGGGCACAGACCCCGATTAGGACCCCACCGACAGCCACGATGGAGTCCATCACGGGGCTAGACGACAGCATCGAGTTCATGGACGCTGGGGACATCACCCCTCCGATAACTACGGAGGTAGACTGTGCAATAGCTTCCCCAGCGGATTCACCTCTGTCTTCAAATTCGGGAACATTAAAGGCTCGGAAGTACAAACCCAAAGATAATTCCCCCAAGGCGGAGAAGACATGCCCCTCCTCTCCCAAGGTACCCCACAGTATGAGGAAGGAGAGTAGTCTACCGCAGGTGAGAGCGGACACCGTTAAAGTCATGGAAATGTTCCTGAAGAGAAGGAGTAAAAGTTTAAACGATGCAGTTCTAACCAAAGAGTACTTTGAGAGGGAGAAGAGGCGGAAAAAATCCAGGCCCACCAGGAACACGGTCACCGTGGTGCAGAGGCAGGAAATACGAGAGGAGACCAGCGAAACGAACGACAAGACGGAGGTGAAACTGAGGGACAGGTCGGAGCGAACGGTCTTACCTCGGGGCCACGAGAGTTATGTATGGGCGATGGAAAACACATTAGAGGTAGAGCTCTCGGGGGCTGATAACATCGCAGACGACGAGCTCTCTTCCCCAGAGGTGGGGAAGAGCAGGTCCGCTCCTTCGACATTGCGACTCCACGTTCAGAGAGTCAGCGAGGCAGAGATTGAAACTCTAGAGAACGGGTCTTTGACCCTGACCAGAGATCACcagaggaaggagaggaaggatgTCAAGCGAAAGAAGAGCATTCTGGAAAAAGCCAAACGGATAATGCGGTCTCCCAGCACGCAGAGGAAGACGATTGTCGTTGCAGACGAGGACAGCTATTCCCCATCGTGTGCAAAGGAAGAGGTCCACTCCGAGATGAAAAAGACAGGGTTCACTTCCAGATTAAAACGGACATTCAGTCGTAAGGACAACAAGAAATCTAGAGACGAACCGTCTCCGAGGGGCTCGCCGAGCACCACCGCTGAGCGGAACAAATCCCTGGAGAGAAACAAGAGCTCAGAGAAGAGAAGTTCGTTGGACAGGAAGAAGACGTCGGACGAAAGCAAATCGTCGGAGAAGAACAAGTCCCTGAATCGCAGCGAATCCAAAGACAAACACTCGAGGCGTTGGCCGTTCAAGAGGCGGTCGAAGAAAAACGTCCCCACCCCGACCGACGAGAGCGCCGCGGGGGCCTCCGACTCGGCCTCCATGCGGGATTGGGCCTCGTCCAGCGACATCAGCAGCAATTACACTCTTTCATTAAACGAAACCGAACGTAGGAAGATGGTGATAGACATACGGAGGGGCATCCACCTTCGCAGCTCAGGTAACTTCAGCGATTCTCAAATCTTGTACGGTCCGATCCCTCGAAGCGAAAGACCTCGATCTGTTCCTCACGGTCTGAGGGAATCCAACGGCTCGCTAGCCTCTTCAGAGGGCTCAGACAGAAGGACCAGTAGACCGACCTCCTTAATATTCAGAGAGCGCCGGGCTGAAAGATCAAGGAGGGGTCTAAATG ATGTAATGAACCTGGACAGCACCACCCCCGGCCATATACGAAGAAATGTCCATACCAGAGAGCTGGAATATTCAATGTCTCTGTCGATGGCCAGTGATCTGGAAGCGCAAGGTCTGGAAGAGGGCAGCAGAGTCCAAGGCGAGGAAAACACCGGGGACGAGGACCCATCTAGACGAGTCAGTCGAACAAGTCTGGGGAGCAGCTGGACCAGTAGTACTTGGGAGGAGAGTGGAG CGTCTGGTAGCGACGTTCCGTTTGAGCAGAGATCTGTCGACGAGCAGGAAGAGTTCTTCAAGAGGATAGCCGACAGACTGGCCCAGATCGGGGACCAGGTGGTACAGGAGTACCATTTTGAATCTGATACCGGTGGACGAGGGGAGGAGGCAGGACCGAGCCAGGCCAAGGCCAGTCTGTTGGCGGAAGAGTCCCGGTCCCTCCGTGGCAATGGTGCTTCGTCCGGAGGAGCCTCTGGGTCAA CTTCGGACTTGAATGATGCCATAGGGAGCCGCATCAGAAGGACGGTAGATGGAGTTTCCAGG GGTCGGAACCAGCCCATACCGACGGACATGATACGTAGGGTAATCTACGACAGTGCTTATGTGACATTCCAAGAAGCTGTGCAATCGCTCATCAACAGAAACCCTGGCATGGAGGAAATATCTCAGTTAGCGTTAGTGTTCCATTTTACCAAACAGGCCTGCAAGTTAGCCCAAGCCTTCGGCAGGAAGGCAAACTCCATCAAAGAAAACAGTATTAACTACATCGGGCATAAGTTTGCCGCTTGGATCGACAGCCAGGGCGGTTGG GGAGTAGTGGTCGAAAGTGATTCCGAAGACTCTGTCCAGGAATCGGAGATAGATTGA
- the LOC139963689 gene encoding uncharacterized protein isoform X1, producing the protein MNFVGSVCNPSVSLGHRDSSKVWRSLSIPLVMATTPDIVVGAQTPIRTPPTATMESITGLDDSIEFMDAGDITPPITTEVDCAIASPADSPLSSNSGTLKARKYKPKDNSPKAEKTCPSSPKVPHSMRKESSLPQVRADTVKVMEMFLKRRSKSLNDAVLTKEYFEREKRRKKSRPTRNTVTVVQRQEIREETSETNDKTEVKLRDRSERTVLPRGHESYVWAMENTLEVELSGADNIADDELSSPEVGKSRSAPSTLRLHVQRVSEAEIETLENGSLTLTRDHQRKERKDVKRKKSILEKAKRIMRSPSTQRKTIVVADEDSYSPSCAKEEVHSEMKKTGFTSRLKRTFSRKDNKKSRDEPSPRGSPSTTAERNKSLERNKSSEKRSSLDRKKTSDESKSSEKNKSLNRSESKDKHSRRWPFKRRSKKNVPTPTDESAAGASDSASMRDWASSSDISSNYTLSLNETERRKMVIDIRRGIHLRSSGNFSDSQILYGPIPRSERPRSVPHGLRESNGSLASSEGSDRRTSRPTSLIFRERRAERSRRGLNDVMNLDSTTPGHIRRNVHTRELEYSMSLSMASDLEAQGLEEGSRVQGEENTGDEDPSRRVSRTSLGSSWTSSTWEESGASGSDVPFEQRSVDEQEEFFKRIADRLAQIGDQVVQEYHFESDTGGRGEEAGPSQAKASLLAEESRSLRGNGASSGGASGSTSDLNDAIGSRIRRTVDGVSRGRNQPIPTDMIRRVIYDSAYVTFQEAVQSLINRNPGMEEISQLALVFHFTKQACKLAQAFGRKANSIKENSINYIGHKFAAWIDSQGGWGVVVESDSEDSVQESEID; encoded by the exons atgaattttgtgggaagtgTTTGTAACCCGAGTGTATCATTGGGACATCGAG ATTCAAGTAAAGTTTGGAGGTCCCTTAGTATACCATTAGTTATGGCTACCACTCCAGACATAGTCGTAGGGGCACAGACCCCGATTAGGACCCCACCGACAGCCACGATGGAGTCCATCACGGGGCTAGACGACAGCATCGAGTTCATGGACGCTGGGGACATCACCCCTCCGATAACTACGGAGGTAGACTGTGCAATAGCTTCCCCAGCGGATTCACCTCTGTCTTCAAATTCGGGAACATTAAAGGCTCGGAAGTACAAACCCAAAGATAATTCCCCCAAGGCGGAGAAGACATGCCCCTCCTCTCCCAAGGTACCCCACAGTATGAGGAAGGAGAGTAGTCTACCGCAGGTGAGAGCGGACACCGTTAAAGTCATGGAAATGTTCCTGAAGAGAAGGAGTAAAAGTTTAAACGATGCAGTTCTAACCAAAGAGTACTTTGAGAGGGAGAAGAGGCGGAAAAAATCCAGGCCCACCAGGAACACGGTCACCGTGGTGCAGAGGCAGGAAATACGAGAGGAGACCAGCGAAACGAACGACAAGACGGAGGTGAAACTGAGGGACAGGTCGGAGCGAACGGTCTTACCTCGGGGCCACGAGAGTTATGTATGGGCGATGGAAAACACATTAGAGGTAGAGCTCTCGGGGGCTGATAACATCGCAGACGACGAGCTCTCTTCCCCAGAGGTGGGGAAGAGCAGGTCCGCTCCTTCGACATTGCGACTCCACGTTCAGAGAGTCAGCGAGGCAGAGATTGAAACTCTAGAGAACGGGTCTTTGACCCTGACCAGAGATCACcagaggaaggagaggaaggatgTCAAGCGAAAGAAGAGCATTCTGGAAAAAGCCAAACGGATAATGCGGTCTCCCAGCACGCAGAGGAAGACGATTGTCGTTGCAGACGAGGACAGCTATTCCCCATCGTGTGCAAAGGAAGAGGTCCACTCCGAGATGAAAAAGACAGGGTTCACTTCCAGATTAAAACGGACATTCAGTCGTAAGGACAACAAGAAATCTAGAGACGAACCGTCTCCGAGGGGCTCGCCGAGCACCACCGCTGAGCGGAACAAATCCCTGGAGAGAAACAAGAGCTCAGAGAAGAGAAGTTCGTTGGACAGGAAGAAGACGTCGGACGAAAGCAAATCGTCGGAGAAGAACAAGTCCCTGAATCGCAGCGAATCCAAAGACAAACACTCGAGGCGTTGGCCGTTCAAGAGGCGGTCGAAGAAAAACGTCCCCACCCCGACCGACGAGAGCGCCGCGGGGGCCTCCGACTCGGCCTCCATGCGGGATTGGGCCTCGTCCAGCGACATCAGCAGCAATTACACTCTTTCATTAAACGAAACCGAACGTAGGAAGATGGTGATAGACATACGGAGGGGCATCCACCTTCGCAGCTCAGGTAACTTCAGCGATTCTCAAATCTTGTACGGTCCGATCCCTCGAAGCGAAAGACCTCGATCTGTTCCTCACGGTCTGAGGGAATCCAACGGCTCGCTAGCCTCTTCAGAGGGCTCAGACAGAAGGACCAGTAGACCGACCTCCTTAATATTCAGAGAGCGCCGGGCTGAAAGATCAAGGAGGGGTCTAAATG ATGTAATGAACCTGGACAGCACCACCCCCGGCCATATACGAAGAAATGTCCATACCAGAGAGCTGGAATATTCAATGTCTCTGTCGATGGCCAGTGATCTGGAAGCGCAAGGTCTGGAAGAGGGCAGCAGAGTCCAAGGCGAGGAAAACACCGGGGACGAGGACCCATCTAGACGAGTCAGTCGAACAAGTCTGGGGAGCAGCTGGACCAGTAGTACTTGGGAGGAGAGTGGAG CGTCTGGTAGCGACGTTCCGTTTGAGCAGAGATCTGTCGACGAGCAGGAAGAGTTCTTCAAGAGGATAGCCGACAGACTGGCCCAGATCGGGGACCAGGTGGTACAGGAGTACCATTTTGAATCTGATACCGGTGGACGAGGGGAGGAGGCAGGACCGAGCCAGGCCAAGGCCAGTCTGTTGGCGGAAGAGTCCCGGTCCCTCCGTGGCAATGGTGCTTCGTCCGGAGGAGCCTCTGGGTCAA CTTCGGACTTGAATGATGCCATAGGGAGCCGCATCAGAAGGACGGTAGATGGAGTTTCCAGG GGTCGGAACCAGCCCATACCGACGGACATGATACGTAGGGTAATCTACGACAGTGCTTATGTGACATTCCAAGAAGCTGTGCAATCGCTCATCAACAGAAACCCTGGCATGGAGGAAATATCTCAGTTAGCGTTAGTGTTCCATTTTACCAAACAGGCCTGCAAGTTAGCCCAAGCCTTCGGCAGGAAGGCAAACTCCATCAAAGAAAACAGTATTAACTACATCGGGCATAAGTTTGCCGCTTGGATCGACAGCCAGGGCGGTTGG GGAGTAGTGGTCGAAAGTGATTCCGAAGACTCTGTCCAGGAATCGGAGATAGATTGA